Sequence from the Marinilabiliales bacterium genome:
TTGGCTGCAGGGGGATCCCGAACCGTGGATGGCTTCAGTACCATACTGGAATGTATTCGGGACTTTTGCTGATATCGGTTGCATATTGTTGCTGATATACTTTCTCAGAAAGGAGGGATGCAGCATATGGGACCTGATGCGTGTGGGAAATATTCCGCTCTGGCGTGATATTCTGATCGGAGTTGGTTTGTTCCTGTTGCTATTTCCTGTTGCCATTATAGGAGTAACAATCCTGGCAAATGTTCTAATCTATGGCACCATTGAACCGGACCTTGGAACTGGACTGCTGACCGGCCGCCAGCTTCCTGCCTGGGCGCTTTTTCACAGCCTGTTCATCTGGTGGGTAATATGGTCAGCCACCGAATCAACTTTTTACAATGGTTACCTGTTTCCCCGTTTTGAGGCCCTTACGGGGAAAACATGGGTGGCGGTGGCCATAGTAGGGTTTTTCTGGGCGCTGCAACATATTTTCTTCCCGTTTATACCGGATGGGAAGTATCTGATCTGGCGTTTCCTGCAGTTCCTGCCCATAGGGCTTTTGATGCCTTTTTTGTTTGCACGCCTGCGTC
This genomic interval carries:
- a CDS encoding CPBP family intramembrane metalloprotease, whose translation is MGTINNIELTDKDGYPDETREKFRAIKPVILFGLLIARSLLCFLGQVITAGIFWLQGDPEPWMASVPYWNVFGTFADIGCILLLIYFLRKEGCSIWDLMRVGNIPLWRDILIGVGLFLLLFPVAIIGVTILANVLIYGTIEPDLGTGLLTGRQLPAWALFHSLFIWWVIWSATESTFYNGYLFPRFEALTGKTWVAVAIVGFFWALQHIFFPFIPDGKYLIWRFLQFLPIGLLMPFLFARLRRLRPLIIAHWLMDIAGVVLTIEF